The Elaeis guineensis isolate ETL-2024a chromosome 14, EG11, whole genome shotgun sequence genomic sequence GCTAGAAAAAGCGCCAAAGCTTGTAAGAAAACACAGTGACCATAGCATGCTTAGACAAAACGGATTGTATATGATGCTTTTCTTTGTTTTGAGGGGTAAAGGAGGAAGTGGAACAGTTTCCATGAATTTATTGATCAAAGAATGGAATGTACATCAAAACTTTATGGTTTTCTAGAAAGCAACAGCGAAGATGTGTTTCACGCTACATAAAAATTAGTTAgagcagccaaaaaaaaaaattaaataattaataaacatCTCCATCTTTCAATTAATTTTAATACATGAAGCAGAAGCACTCTTCAAAGACTTGAAATACTATGTTTATATATCGAAGGATGTCGAATAAAATAAGGTTGAGAGAAAATAATCAACATAACATTAAATGCCAAATGACTTCTGCTAAAAGAGAATTAAGCTTATCTCTCCCTGATGTCCCTTTGAGTGCTTAACAACAACCAAATCAAAACTATGAATAAGATTCGCATGAAGCCTCCTTTTACTTAAAATGCAATGGTCCccatttactcaaaaaaaaaaaaaaaaagattcatatGAAGTCACTTGACTATTGAAGATTTGGAAATCTCTGGCAAACTTATCCAATGCATAATATGTTACTTCTTCTTACGCTAGACCGACAACAGCAAGAAGTTCGACGTTGAATGATTAACAAGAAAGCTGCTTGTACTATGAACGCTCTTTGTCCATCTTGAAGCGAAATTTCCGGTTCATCTTGCATAgctggaaaaaaataaaataaaatacaatgagaaaaatgaatgaaaaattctaataaatatcCCTCCGGCTCCCACTGCACCTCCAATCTCAGAAGAATACTTGTGAGAATCATCAATTGGTGCATGATAGTTTATGTGAACAGTGTACTTTGGCAAGTATCTCAGGATGATGCCATTGGTTACCATTACGGTCTGCTTTAGTGAGCATGCGCTAACTGATCGCGCTCAGATTCCTTCAACAGGAACAAGAATGTGAGGGAAGATAAATAATTACACTCACTAATTTCCATTTTATTTGAGAGAGAGGATTGTACCTAAAAAGGACTGGATGATATTGAACTGTAGATGGTCTTCAAAAGCAAGAAAAGGAAGGAGGGAATGTGCTGAAGTTGCTCCTAATCTCAGATAGTGTTCCGGTATCGGAGATGTGTGAGATCAGGTCCCAATACCGGCCTCCTTTCGCATATTGTCTCTCTAGGTTGGGGCACCCCTCAATTCTCAGACGCTGAAGGCCGGGGAGTCGTTGTTGGAGACCTTCGGGTAGTGATGACAGCCGAGGGCATTCAACAATAGTCAGCCCCTTCAGTGCCGTGAGGCCCTGCATCCCTTGCGGCAGATATGACAAATTGATGCAACCCTCGATTATCAGATCCTTGAGTGCGGTGAGCTGCCCAAACCCTTCCGGCAGAGACGTCAGATTTGGACAGCCAGTAATGTATATGTAGTCGACGGCGGTGGAATGTCGCAGGCCTTCCGTCATGGAATTGAATTTGGGGCAGTACTGAACATACAACGATCTGAGGGTAGCAGGCAACTTGGGCAATTCCAGCAGAACATCACAGCGGCAGACATTCAGCTCTTCCAGGTTTGGTAGGAGCTCTCCATCCCCTGATGATGGCGAGGATAATGGGCCAACCAAGTTAGAGCAACTCACGATTAGTAAACTCTTCAGTGAGTTCAAGCCACGGAACTCCTCCGGCCAGTAGACTAGATCATTACAATGAAGGATATTTAAAGATTGGAGGGAAGTTAGGTTCTTCCAAAACCCCAAAGGTGATGATGCCTGCTGCGATGATGAAAACAACCAATTGCACTGTTGAATGTTCAAATTATGCAGGGATGAACGCAGCCCCTtcgtctcctcctcctccttcagcAATGGTGCCAGATCCTCAGATGCCGTGATAATTAAATTTTCAAGAGATCTAAAATCCCTGAAAGACATTTTTTCCTGAGCAAGAGGAGGAGACTCTGTGCCATTGCTCGTTTTATCGAGTTCAATGTCAAGGGAAGATAGTGCGGTCAGACCAAAAagcaagcccaattgcttattcgtTCCTTTCATTTTTAAACTTTTGAGAGATGGTAGCTCTGGTATGGTCATCAAATTTGGGCAATCAATGATCTTAAGCTCAGCAAGGTGAGGGAAAACCAGCATGACCTCTGCAGTTTTTTCATCCTCTGACCACTCCTTCAAGCCCTGCATTGTGTGCAACACCAGTGTCGTCAGTGAGGGAAATGCTTGCACTTTGCCATTACTCGCATTGTCGTAGATGGTGCTGCTGCATATGTGCTTGACGCTATTCATCTTAATCAAGTAAAGAAATTTAAGTAAGGGCAGCTGCCATAAAGGGGGGAGATGTTCGCTACCTGTGCAAACTCCAAGATGGATTTCAACTAACTGCCGCAAGTCCATCATCCACGCTGGAAATCTGTCTCCCCCATAGCGCCATATTGCCAGCAGCTTTAAGCCACCAGGAGGTCTAAGGGCTTCCAACACCTCTTCAGCATTTTTTGCTGGCAAAACTTCTTCGCAATCATCACGGGCGCTTTTTTCATAACAATCAGAGGCATCCCACTTTATTATATCCCAGCATAATATTAATGAGCGAAGGTTATGTTTGGAACTGAGATTAGCATATTTAGCATCTGCTGCATCCCTCACATTCCTCAGGTTATACAGCTCCAGAAGGCCACCGAGATCTAAGCTCTTCAACTCATCTATATGTCTTCCAGCATCATTGCCTACAATGTATTTCGTCAATGTTCGCAGGCTGCTTAATTGCCCTATACCTGCTGGCAGCTGCTTCAGATTATCACATCTGTCAATGTAGAGATGCCTCAGGCTACTCATATTTCTCATGTCTTCGGGCAGCTTACGTAGTTTCCTGCAGTCGGAGAGTTTCAGAGTTTGTAGATTGAGAAGTGTGGTGGTGGCATCAGGTAATGCTTCTACACCAGTACAAGAGAGGTCCAGGTATCTTAGGTGTTTCAGAAATCCAATTGAAATAGGCAATCGTCTCATATCATATTGATGTAGACCCAATGCTCTCAATGACCTAGGTTTTGATGAATCTGCAGTCACCATAATACGATTACTCCATTCCGTTGATAATGAGGACAGGAGAGTACGAATATTTGGAGAAGCATTCAAGGTCCTATGGATGTTCAATGTGAAACGCCCAGATGTGCCCAAGTGACGGGTTTTCTTAGACACATCTTCCAACGTGGCAGGGTCCACTACGCTGAGGCATTCATTCCCCGTAATGGATTGTGCCAGGTCGTGCATGAGGTCGTGCATCTTGCAAGTTGTGCGATAAAGTTCACCCGTGGATCCATAAAATCCGTAGTACCCCGCATTTCCCGCAACTTCCTTGATATCCTGAAAGAAAGATCTCGAAGCCAACTCATTAAAAATCTCATGCCCCTTGTCCTCCAACTCCTTTCTTCCACCAGATGGAATGAATCCATTGGCCATCCATAGTTGAATCAACATATCCCTTTCCATTTCATAATCCTTCGGAAATATGGCACAAAAAGCAAAGCATTGTTTTAAATGGGAAGACAAATGACTGTAGCTCAACCTTAGTGCTGGTAAGATCCCATCTTCACCACCCTGCATATCCCAAATCTCGCTGTCCCTCACAGACAACCATTCCTTTTCCTGACTCTTGGAATGCATTAAGCTCCCTAATGTCTTCACTGCTAGAGGCAGCCCAACACATTTCTTGACAATCTCCTTGCCAATTTTTGCCAGAGTTGGAGGCACTTCTGCTCCCTTTTCAAATGCTCTCTTCCTAAACAATGTCCAAGAATCATCCTCAGTCAAACCTTTTAAAAGATACGCATCGAATGTGCCCATTATCGATGATACATGCTTATTTCGTGCGGTCACAATGATCCTGCTCCCTTCTCCACCGGTTCCTAGTAAAGTTTTTAACTCATCCCACTTTGCCTGATCCTCGTTCCAAACATCATCTAATACAAGTAAGTACCTTTTTCCACTTACAACTTCTCGAAGGCGGCGTTGTAACAACTCCATGTTTGATAGCTCACACTCAGTACCTATCGCTGAAGCTATTATTGCCTTGGCAAGTACTGCAATATCGAACACATCTGACACACAGACCCATATGAGCGGTTTGAAATGCTTCTCCACCCTCTCATCTTTGTAAATCAATTGGGCCAGTGTGGTCTTTCCCAGTCCACCCATACCAACTATGGGGAAGACGGCAACATTCTGGTTGCGATCATGATCAAGTAACAACTTcactatattttctttatcttccTCCCTACCAATGACATTTGACTCATCAACATACGAGTGGGTTTGTGGCCTATCCCTGTTTTGTGGTTGGGTTGTGACCGTGAAACCAAATCTAATTCTCTCAGCTGCGATTTCATCTATTTTCtggacaatttctttcaacttctgCCCCATCTTAAAGCGAAACCAAACTGGATTGTGAAGAGAAAAGAAGCTGCGCACCTTTTTTGACATATCGATCTGAATCTCTGTCTTCCGCCGCATTGCTTCCACATTGAACTCATCCAGTATGTCGTCTGCTTCGTAGGCTGCATCCTTCAGCGCTGCCAACCACCTCTTCACAGCTGGATCCTTGACTTGCCGCTGCTCTGCATCCCCAAGTACGGACAGGATTGCCGATAGTGTTCTTTCCAGCTTTTCTAgcttctcttccatgccccataTCACTCCAAACTGTTGGAGAAGACGGTCGGCTGCCTTCTTCATCACCACCGGTAGAAAGGCTGAGAGAAGCACATCAGCCATTATGCGAACTCCAAAGAGTCTCTCCGATCGATTCGCGAAGAAACAGAGAAAAGAAAATAGTTGATGGATGCCCCAGAAAGTGATTCAGTGGTGCGCTCCCTCTTTCACTAATATTGATAGGACTGCAATCGcgaaaaataatatcataatttttttatataattaaataaaatattataaaataataataatttttataatttatttaaataatttataaaaaataatcaaataattcataaaaaagataccataattttgatatgaatcttctactatttaaaataataaaattaatataaattttttttaaatcaactaAGTGTtacataaatatataatcatgaaaaatcaattttaattttcttaataaaaaaaattattactaatAAAATAGATTCCAACAATAAAGAGAACAGATCTCATCAACTATGTAGATGCTtaaaataattattgataaaaattttttaaaaatcaaaactaTTCAATTTATAGTTCTTGATGtcagaaataatatattaaaattttattaaaatcagaaTACGAACAATCATCTCATCATCTGATAAAACAgctccaaaaattattttttcttcttccatatTGTCAGGCTTTTTCGTTCCTCAGGTTATCGTGCGCCTCACTTAGCATTCACGCACACACAGAAGGTTATGTAAGAACCTTTTCCTTTTTTGCTGGTTTCCTCACTCTCCTGTTGCCCCCAATTAAATAAGCTACTAATGTGCATCGAAAAAgaactcttctctttttttttatatttatttaaacaaAATATAATCCTATATATGGATGGATAATCTAATAAATCTTCTCCTTCCAACTCATGTGGCAGAGTCCATCAAACTCAAATATACGATTCTCACATAAGAATTTTATTTCCTCCTATATAACTTTTAACCATTATCTCTTTTGTTCATGATTCATAGCCTCTTGATAGCATtcagattttttcttatcagtAATCATCACGTActcatgaaaaaaatatctctgaAAAGGATGATGCTCTCTAGTGGATCTTCTCAACTGAGAATTAATTGGTGGTTCTGAAGGAGCTTGCTCATTAACTACATTACTATCTGATATATCATTATCAAATAGAGCTGATGAACTATGTTATCATCATCTTCCTGTACATTTCTTCCATTATCATTATTCATCATCGTATGAGGTATTAGATTCAGATCaacataatttttagtaatagactttggcttctcaatctttttaaaaattttaatagtcTAATCTTCTAGAAATACAACATctctttttttgataatttttttatcaactgGATCCCATAATTTGTAACCAAACTCTTTATGTGCATAACCCAGTAAGATAAACTATTTAGACTTTCTATCAAGTTTGAATCTCTCTTCTTTAAGGATGTGAATAAATGCTCTGGAGCCAAATACCCTAAAGTGATCATATAAAATATCTTTCTCGATCCATACTTTTTCTGGCATATTACTTTGAAGAGAAATTAAAGGAGAAATGTTGATCAAATCCACTGTAGTTCTCATTGCTTCATCCCAAAAACATTTGACAATTTAGCATGACAGAGTATATACTGAATTCTTTCACAAATAATATGATTCATTCTCTCACCACCTCTATTATCTTGAGATATTTTAGGAACAGTTTTCATAAGCTTGATGCCATAATCTCTGCAATCTTTCTCAAATAGACCCATGAATTCACCACCATTATCTACTCGAATATACTTTAGttgctttttcattttttttcaacaCTAGCATAAAAATGCTTGGACACATAGAAcatctgatcttttgattttaaaacaAAAATCCATATTTTTCTAGCATGATcgtcaataaaaataataaaatataaagcacGATCAAGAGTTCTAGCATCTATAGTGCAAACATCAATgtgaatcaaatctaaaatatatgaTCTTTTGTGTGAAGAGGATTTATGAAAAGCAACTTTATATTGTTTGCCAGTTAAATAATCAGCGTATGCCTTCAAAGATGTATCTTGGAtaggaagaaatttttttctaacaaaGATGTCAAGTCCCTTCTCACTCAATAGCCAAACCACTTATGCTATAATTTAGTGAAAAAATCTTCAGCTATATTAATCTTCATCTTGCATAATTTTGCCTACATCATGTTAAAATGTGTTGGATTTTTTCCCTCTTTCTACTACTAGAGAATTTTTGGTAAGCTTCCATTTTTCTTCACCAAAATGGCTGTGGTAACCTTCATCATCAAATATTCCAATGGAGATGAAGTGGAGGTTGATATCTAGAATATGTCTCATATGTTTTAGCAATGCTAGCATCCAATATTGGTTACCAAGCAAACATCTTCCATACCGACAATCTTAGTTACTCTATCATTTTTTATTCTGACATTGTCAAAATTATCGCTAGTGTAAGATGTAAAGAATTCACACCGAGAAATAATATGAAAAGAGGGATCTGAGTCAACAACCTTAAGGTTCACAAAATCATCATCATTAATAATGACAACATCAACATCAAATGCAACTACTACTATATCTTTTTCATCCATCCTTTTCACCTCTCTCCCCTAATTGCTCTATTTTAGATTTTCTGCACTCCTTTTTTATGTGTCCTGGCTTGCcacattaaaaatatttgatcttttttttgaatttggacCTTCTTCTTAACTTATCATGattgttaaaattttaaaaatttctgaTTTTGCTCCTCTC encodes the following:
- the LOC140853784 gene encoding putative disease resistance protein RGA4, encoding MADVLLSAFLPVVMKKAADRLLQQFGVIWGMEEKLEKLERTLSAILSVLGDAEQRQVKDPAVKRWLAALKDAAYEADDILDEFNVEAMRRKTEIQIDMSKKLCKMNRKFRFKMDKERS
- the LOC105033584 gene encoding putative disease resistance protein RGA4; its protein translation is MGQKLKEIVQKIDEIAAERIRFGFTVTTQPQNRDRPQTHSYVDESNVIGREEDKENIVKLLLDHDRNQNVAVFPIVGMGGLGKTTLAQLIYKDERVEKHFKPLIWVCVSDVFDIAVLAKAIIASAIGTECELSNMELLQRRLREVVSGKRYLLVLDDVWNEDQAKWDELKTLLGTGGEGSRIIVTARNKHVSSIMGTFDAYLLKGLTEDDSWTLFRKRAFEKGAEVPPTLAKIGKEIVKKCVGLPLAVKTLGSLMHSKSQEKEWLSVRDSEIWDMQGGEDGILPALRLSYSHLSSHLKQCFAFCAIFPKDYEMERDMLIQLWMANGFIPSGGRKELEDKGHEIFNELASRSFFQDIKEVAGNAGYYGFYGSTGELYRTTCKMHDLMHDLAQSITGNECLSVVDPATLEDVSKKTRHLGTSGRFTLNIHRTLNASPNIRTLLSSLSTEWSNRIMVTADSSKPRSLRALGLHQYDMRRLPISIGFLKHLRYLDLSCTGVEALPDATTTLLNLQTLKLSDCRKLRKLPEDMRNMSSLRHLYIDRCDNLKQLPAGIGQLSSLRTLTKYIVGNDAGRHIDELKSLDLGGLLELYNLRNVRDAADAKYANLSSKHNLRSLILCWDIIKWDASDCYEKSARDDCEEVLPAKNAEEVLEALRPPGGLKLLAIWRYGGDRFPAWMMDLRQLVEIHLGVCTGSEHLPPLWQLPLLKFLYLIKMNSVKHICSSTIYDNASNGKVQAFPSLTTLVLHTMQGLKEWSEDEKTAEVMLVFPHLAELKIIDCPNLMTIPELPSLKSLKMKGTNKQLGLLFGLTALSSLDIELDKTSNGTESPPLAQEKMSFRDFRSLENLIITASEDLAPLLKEEEETKGLRSSLHNLNIQQCNWLFSSSQQASSPLGFWKNLTSLQSLNILHCNDLVYWPEEFRGLNSLKSLLIVSCSNLVGPLSSPSSGDGELLPNLEELNVCRCDVLLELPKLPATLRSLYVQYCPKFNSMTEGLRHSTAVDYIYITGCPNLTSLPEGFGQLTALKDLIIEGCINLSYLPQGMQGLTALKGLTIVECPRLSSLPEGLQQRLPGLQRLRIEGCPNLERQYAKGGRYWDLISHISDTGTLSEIRSNFSTFPPSFSCF